The DNA region CTAAATGTCTTGTAAATAGTCCAGGCTGCCACCTTGTGGCTGGTCTGTTGTTTCTACTTGCATGTGCCATTTGTCTCACACCATCAATCTGGGTAATTTTTTATAACAACTACCTGAACAAAAAATATGAGCCAGTTTTTACCTTTGATGTTTCAGTATATATTACCATTGCCAGTGCAGGAGGCCTGTTTTTCACTTCAGTTCTGTTATTTCTGTGGTATTGTGCATGCAAAACCTTACCGTCCCCATTCTGGCAGCCTCTCTATTCCCATGCCTCAAGCAGGCACAGCTATGCCTCCCAGCCCTATTCTGCACGATCTCGTCTCTCTGCTATTGAAATTGACATTCCTGTTGTAACACACACctcttaaagaaaacaaaacatgtttcaaAAGCCAAATGTTTATCCTGGCTCAAACCCTGGAAATtgaaggcctgattctctgctgcttggccCATGTTTaatcatttacacttgtgcaaagtggatgtaataTATTCCCAAATCAGACTGTACAAGGTTGAAGACCATAGAGAATTGGGTCCATAATATTTTTAAGTCTCTTACTTTTTAATGTATTCTGACCGCTCTCTTCTTTGAATTTACTCCTAGAAAATATTGACTGCTGCTAATGCTGTAATGACATGCTattaatcaaaaataatttttacagaGACCTTCTGGCACATTCACTCCCCCTCCTGCTTATTCAAACCAAAGGTGTTTTGAATAACTTTACTGATTTGATGAGCTATTcctaggtcccaatcctgcaataagAACCATATAGGTAGACCCATTCCACCATGCATTGCCCTACTAAAGACAATGGGGCTTTTTGTGGGGTGCGGTTCCCATTGCAGGATGGCACACTCTGGAAAAATATGATCTGCCAGTTGGAGCAGGAGAATGAGTAGGAAATGAGCTAAAAAGCCTTGCATGTATTTTGGGATGTGATCTCTGAAAACAGTATTGGACAAACTAATTAAGTCTTGTTACAATGTTCTTTGTTTTCCACGGGGCATAAACAAACCCTTCTGCCTGTGAACTTCAAATGCAGCATTAGTATCAAATTACCCTTTAATCTCAAAGTAAAAATcagagatataaaaaaaaaaaaaacagtccaaTTAATAGTTCTCAGTCCTATTGCAATGGCCCCTAGGCTAAATCTCAGAGGTTGGGATTTTCCCTCTGCTCTTCTTCAGTGCATTTTCATTCCATTCAGTGGATTTTGATAAATtatgaatctcatcagatttttccattttatgatttatttaaaaataccacttataattcaaatattttggtttaaaactTGAATATTGTATTTTAAGGGGCATCGTCATCAAGTAGTACAAGCCTAAATTGAAAACTGCTTAGCATTATTCTGTTCTGGAGCAGAATGTCCTCCAGATTTCAAATGTATTGCATAAACCTTGAACAGTTTTACAGACTATTGAACACTGTTTGCTGTATTATAAACAGGCTATCAACAtgcctctctgggaagcagattGTAACCACATGGGGAAAGATTCATCATTCTGGATGTCTTATGTATATATTAATGAAAACAGGCTTATGTATTTTCAAAGGTGATATTAATggcaagttgttgtttttttttaagtggtggTTGTCAGGATTTTCAGGCTATATCTTATTTACAGATAAGGATTTCACCTTTCCAACCCTTGGCTTCAATATCTCTCCCTATTCAATTGTGTTTTAGACCCAACTTGCTTTCTAGGCTCCCTTTAAAGAGAAGTTTCCATCCCTCTAAAATGAGGTCCCTAGTAATCTGTAAGCTTCATAAGTACACATATAAGCTAAGATTTTTTGAAGTTTAAGTGATTGTAAACCCCAAATTTGAGACACATTAAAGGACCCTAATTTTTCATAAAGTGCTAGTGCacaccctctgaaaaatcaaggtTTCTTAGGTTAGGCACTGAAAATTACTGGTCACATCTGAAAATCCTGGCCTTACACTGAAGTGTAATATTCTCAGTACAGACATTTCTGACTCACTATGTTTCTGATATGTTCAAATCTTTTCGtgtctgaaaagtgactttgtgTTAGTGGTACTGTGGAGTTTGTGTATTTGTGTGTCATTAACTCTATAGCAAATTTTCTCCGTTCGcaatttaaaaatggaagaaaaattgtttctaATTCCTTGCCTTGTAAACATAACGTGGGATCTAAGAGTCAAGCTGGGATCTTTTCCTTCTCCATGTGTTAGCACTAGTAATAAAAATTCCGCAGGGCAACTGATGTCCTCCCAGgttctttttttctgttgttaGTGTGTTGAGAAGGAACGCCTCAGCCTTGTTTAGAGCCCAGACTAAGTTTGAAGAGCAGGGAGTTAGAAAAGATATGGTCTTACTTCCAACCAGAGCACATTCTATATGCCTTCATAATACACATGAACTCTGTGGGGCCATTCCTATACagttatttttcagaatggaagtCTGCTTTATGGTCATTTTCATTGTCCTGCTACAGATAATTGTAATATTTGTTTCTGCTGTGCATGTTGCGACCTGCTTAGTCTGGGTCACTAAAGCAAAGGAAAGACTGGCTGGAGGCTCACCCCCAGGCCTTATTCTGAATTATTTGAGTTTGCCATTAAACATTCCTGAGCCATGACCAGTGTCTCTTCTGCCTTTAGAGCCTGAACCTGCAAGGTGCCGAGCGCTCTGGAGCGATGCTCAgtgcctgcaactcccattgacttgacaAGGAATTCAAGGTGCCCGGCTTCTCTACATGCTCAGCACCTTATAAGACTCTCGGCTCTTATTCTGTAAAGAGGATTTTCAATTGAAAGTAAATGCATCTGGTGTTGTGTTCCATATAGTTATCTTTTTAAATTGGTGGAGTTTCTGTTTTTTTGGCAGCTGTTTTGCATTTTGACTTTGATTTTCTGCACTAAAGGCCTTATTAGCATAAATTGCTGTTAAGCTGATAAAACCTTTGCTCTGAAAATTGTACCTTTCTAAAACTctgagatgggcctgagctgtgATGCTTGTGGATCCCAAAGTTTCTGGGTTTCAATTCAGGCTATCTCTGTTGAAGATATTATGTTGCATTGTATATAGTTCATAAATGCACTGCTCGGTTATCTACTAAGGAGTATTAATATGAGTTGCAAAATATGTCCCAGGTGAAAATGATTTTGAGTGCtgtgctgtctctctcttttctttatgaaaatctTGTATTTTTCCAAGTAGAATTCCAGTCTGACTTTCAGTAATGTTTAATTTTGGTGGGGGTTCTTTATATGTAAaacataaaatatgtatttttaataaaatgtgtttacATACAGATGTggtttatttttagattttttatatagaaaaaaattaaaattgcaccATACATGTTAAAATACAAAACCTATTTACATGATCTTCTATTGGTCATTGACTTTGTCAGAAACTCTTTGAACTTCTTTAATCGACTTTAATGTATTACATCTAATGCATTCTCAGAGCCACTCATTTTGTAAttctctccaaaaaaaaaaaattctgccagtTTTAATCTTTTATAAATTTCTTCTGCCTATTGTTGGCTCTGTCACCATCCAAAAGTttgatatttattaatatttccccatgattttaaacagaaaattagacTAAAAGAAATAATAGGCAGGAGA from Chelonoidis abingdonii isolate Lonesome George chromosome 2, CheloAbing_2.0, whole genome shotgun sequence includes:
- the CLDN12 gene encoding claudin-12: MGCRDVHAVTVLAFLSGTASVAGLFAAVLLPNWRLMRLHTFNKNEKNLTVYTGLWIKCARFDGSRDCVIYDTEWYTAVDQLDLRVLQFALPCSMLTTVSALLLCLIGMCNTAFVSSVPNIKLAKCLVNSPGCHLVAGLLFLLACAICLTPSIWVIFYNNYLNKKYEPVFTFDVSVYITIASAGGLFFTSVLLFLWYCACKTLPSPFWQPLYSHASSRHSYASQPYSARSRLSAIEIDIPVVTHTS